TGAACTTCTGATGTGGTGAGGCAACTAGCCACCAGTAGTTCGGCTCCTCTACTTCTGTGTCAGCCTCAGTGTTGGTGTCAGTGGTCTCGCCAGAGCTACGGCTGATGTAGAAGGCAATGTCTATCGTTAACGTCTTCAGGGCTGGGTCCGGGTAGCAGTCGCCGGCCAGTTGAGAATCCAGCAGATTCCGCAGTTCCGGGTCTGCTTGGGCAGCGGTGCAGATGGCTCCATACATTGTGAAGTGGTCGCGCACGTTGTTGGCGTAGTCGCCCTTCTTGAAGCGGTAGCCAAGCGCTAGCTTGTTCGAAACGGCGCGGCACTCGCCCCACTTATATATGTAGTACTTGTCCGGATACCTCAACCAGAGGTATGTGCTGATGGTGTTCTCATCTTGGAAGTGCATGCGGGATCCGTCAGACTCCAAGAACGAATCCGAAGCATTCTTGAACGCTTCCATACGTTCATGCAGATCTGCTGACTCATCGAACAGGGCGGCAAACATAGCCCGCACGCGTTCAGGATCAGATCGTGAGAATCGTTCAATCATGAATCGGGGGAAACTGCCCGCAGAGGCAAGCAAATTGCCGGTCTTCTCCAGTGATCTCTTGAGCATCGCCGGGAAGTCTTCAGCGTCTAGCTCCCAATTGTCCTGAAAGTGTTTGACCGCCTGCCATTTGTACTTCTCTTCAGGCCAAGTCTTGTCGACGAAGTCCCGTTTGTAGTCATCCAGTGCTGTTTGAAGCGTTAAACGGTCGGCCACGCCATTTCCCTTTCGATCTACTTGGGGCCGTGCGCTCTCAACTTTGAAGGCTAGCGATCCCACGGTATCGATTGTCCCGCATTCGCGCGAGCTGCGCCGAAGGAATGTGGGTTGCTGCCTACCCAAATATCAGACCGTCCCTGTCGGCTCGCGCCGCACACGACGCTGTGTGCCCACACGCACTTTCGGCGGATTGAACTGTCCAAGCCCAAGGACATCAAGCACAGATTCTCGGTGCAGAAACGCCCCTTTTCCGGCAAGAGCAACGGCGACAGTCGGCTCAGTGAACCGGGTTGTCGGCGCGTTGCGGTGTGTGTACACGCCATGTCCGAGGGCGTGGAGCGCACCATCCGTCCTCGAAGGCAACCCGAGGACACTTTCTGATGCGCAGGTGGTACTGATTCCTGGAACCGGTGCCGGGTAGGGGCTTCCTCCACGCCGAGGGATCCGGCCGATGCCGACCTCTTTACTGGTGTTCTTCGCTGTTTTGCTGCCGGTACTTCTCAGCCAGTTCGTCAGTGTCTTTTTGGTCGCCCTGCTTCTTTCGATACCAAGCTGCACCCGCTAGGGCCAGAGCGACGGCGATTACTAGAAGGGGACCGATTATGACGTCGTCGGGAGTCGAATACCAGTAGAAACCCCCAATGAGGAACACCACCAACGCGGCGATGTCGAAGTTTCTTGCCACTGGGTCTTTGCTTTTGTTCATGGTTATGCCGCCGTTCGTTCAGTGATTTTGGCCAAGGAGGTGGGATCGGCCGCGCTCACAACCTGCACCAGTCCGTTCATGTAGCGCCGGTAGCTGCCGTAACCATCCATGGTCTTGGGGCCTATGGGGATGAAAAGAAATGTATCCACGCTGGTGTTGTACTCAACAATGTAGGTAGACAGCTCGGTCCCCCAATCGTTAGGCTTCGCTGTCACCAAGAAATGTAATATGACGTTCCCGAACGGTGCCTTCACTACGACGCTGAAGCCGTCAGAGTAGAGGTCAGATAAGTGACCTCTCTTTGAGAGTCCACGACCTCTTTGGCGATGTTGAGTGCTTGTTCTGGACTGAGGCTGGTTTGGATGACCACCGCAGAATTATGATATTTGTGCTCTTTTGCCATGACTCCTGCTCTTCACCGAGTGGTACTGGGCAACTATGTTCGAATGTGACGCACTTCAATGCTAGGTAGCGTGAGGTGCTACCAGCGGCAGTCTGTGATACCAGAAATAGGGCAAAACACCAGGGTTCTGCTCTTTGCATTACTGGTGCCCGCAACGCAGATCTGCTCCTTGAGCTCACCCACCGGTGCCAGTGAAGAACATGGCACCCACGCTGGGACAATTTGTGGCAGTGTAGGCATCAACTCGTTCTACGGCGCCTGAGTTACTGGCTGCTTCCATGAAGGCTGAGGCCAGTCCCCCAAGTGGGTCGTTGATCATTTCTTTGGCGGTTTCCAGTTGTCCGTCCCAGAAGTCACGTACTGCTTCCACATCTGACTGGATGTCAGAAGGGGCAACCTTGGCGGCCTCGTCCCACATTTGGCTGATCTCCCCAAAAGCACCGACAGCACCTGTGAGGCTGGCAAGAAAGTCGTCAGTTGTATTAACTTCATTCATTGCTGACAGGTAACGGTCCTTGTGTGTGGAGAGCACATCACAGTAGGCCTCTACGGAACGGCCGGACGAACAGGCGGACAATGTTGAAAGGCTCAGAGCGGGCACCAGTGCGATACCCGCTCCGCGACCAATGCGGCGTTTAGTAGAAGCCATCACGATACCTAATCTCCTCTTTGAGCGGTTACGTTTTTGGTGGGGCCATCGAGTGCAGCCCGCTTCAATGCTAGGCACGTAAGCCGCGCGGGAGGCGGCAAGTGGTTGTCCCAGAAGTCGGACAAAATTGGGGATCTGGGTCGGGACCAGAGGGGAGGTCTGAGGGGGCGATTGCTGCGGAACGTAAAGCTGCACGGTTTCCAATCGTCCGTTGCTATCAGGGGAGCCTGTGGTCTTCGATCGCACTCGGCGTCAACTATGCCTGGTCTGCCGAAGTTGCGTTGCACGCAGATGCTGGACTTCACAGGGTCGTGAGACGTACTCAGTGAATGTCGCGCCACCGCGATCACTTCACAGTGAAAATTCGACTCCGACATCCGGTCTGTGAAAGAGAGTTCTCTACGGATGCTGTGGAGAAGCGCATGCTAATCGTCAGTCAACACCTTGCGGAGTCTGCGGCGCAGGTATTTCTCCGGAGCCTCTGGCAATGAGGTGGGTCGGCACGACGATCGACTCACCGGGGGAGCGAGGGCCGTTGGTCTGGATCATCTCCAATACAAGCCTTGCCGCGCGCTGCCCAATCGTTGTGGGATCCTGCGCGATGGCGGTTAGTCCAGGATCTAGTTCCGCAGCCAACTCAATGTCATCGAAGCTTACGAGAGCCACCCGATGCTGCTTCCCAGCGGCTCGGAGCGCACGAAGAATTCCGATCGACACAGCGTTCCGACCACCAATGAATGCCGTTGGTGGTGAGGCTACCGTGAGCAAGTGTGATGTGATGGCGGTTGCTTCTTCCATAGTTGAGGCATCGAGGCGTTCGAAAGCTTCGTCGGGGGATATTTTGCACTCCACGAGGCCAGCTCGAAACCCGTCACGCCGGGCCTCCATGGGAGCTGACCGTTCGTCTCCCAGGAACGCGATATGTTTGTGTCCAAAGCTGGAAAGATGCAGCACGGCACCCTTTATCGCCTCGAAGTTGTCGGAGATGACGAAGGGGACGTCCACGCCCGCGGAAGGCCGGTCGACCAGAACTACAGGGAAACCTCGCTCCACCAACGCTGAGAGGTAACCTTGGTCCCCTGGAGGGGGAGCGACAATCAGGCCGTCGACCCGAAATCGCTGCATTACTTCCGTAAGTTGCCTAGTCAGGCTGGTATCGTCGTCGTTGCTGGCCATTAGGACAAGCGAACCAGACTGACGCAGAAAGTCCTCGACCGCCCTCTGCATCTCCGCGGAAAATGGGTTCGAAACATCGCGGAGGATGAGTCCCAGTGTGTATCCCGGGGCCGACGGTGCCCTCAGCCGTGAGGCAGATGCGTTCCGGACGTACCCGAGCTCGGCGATGGAGAGAAGGACTCGATCCCGCATCTCCGCATTTACTTGAGCATTACCGTTCACTACGCGAGAGACCGTCATGGGGCTCACACCGGCCAGCCTAGCCACGTCCTTAACCGTTACCATAATGCAATGCTACAGAGAATGCGGCGTGTCAGAGACCAGGTGGGTCAGCAAAACACGAGCAGTGGGCGCAGTGGGTTCCGGACGTCAGAAAGTTAAAGTCGCTCAAGGACAGGCTCTACAGCTCCAGCTCTGATGACACTACAAGGTATGAATGATTGAGTGAATCGCGAGGTCAGAGGTTATTTCCCGGAAGAACGCCACGCCTCCTGCTACGGACAAGGCGGAGCCATCCTAATCTCCACAGACGGTCTCCCTACCATGAAGTCGCACAGGAAAGCACCGCTCTGCGAGTGTACAAGCGAGCGAGTCCTGTCTGAGTGTTCGCGGCCCTCTAGGAAGAAAGACAACGAGAGCGCTACATCGCAATTAATGGGAACAAGTGAGAGGAGATTGTAGGAGAGGCTGCGCTGAGGTAACGTTACCTCTGACGCCGGTTAGGTCGTCGTATAAGACGAGAGGAACCACAATGAAGTCGGTTAGGTTTTCGGGACTACTAGCAGGAGGAGTCACAGTCGCGCTCATGCTCAGCGCGTGCGGAGGGTCCAGTGGTAGCGGTGGTGACGAGACTCCAGCATCGGGAGGAGCAGTGGATGGTGCAGGACTGAGCGGGAAGTGCTCCATACTGCAATATGAGACCACTACGACGGCGCAGTACCGCGGCTGGCAGAAGGGCTTGGATGAGTTCAAGTCCGAGAATCCTGATCTAGACGTGGAATGGGCAACGACGAACTTTGAAGCATTTAGGTCGAACGCAAAGATTCTGTTGTCAGGTGGAGACGTGCCTGATGTGGTCCTAGTGAACACAGGTAACGCGGATGCGGGGCAGTTAGCTGCTCAGGGCTTACTCGACCCGCTAACGGAATTTGTCGAAGAGGAAGGCTGGGATGATGACGTAAAGGGTGCTGTAGCATCTCTCGCCATCTATGACGCTGAAGGTCGCGCAGGATCTGGCGAATGGTATGGCGTTCCCTCTACTGCTTCTTACTTCACTTTCTACTACAACAAGGATCTTCTTGCAGAGCACGGTGTCACGGAGATGCCAACAACCATGGCCGAGTTGGAGGATGTCTTTGATGGTCTAGTTGCTGACGGTGTCACACCGATTTCATCCAATGCGGGCGAACACGCTGTGCTCCAGACATGGTGGCAGCTGATCTCGGGTGTAGCTGACCGTGAAGAGATTGACAATTTCATCCTGGTTCAGGGGCCCGTGGATGTTGAGACGGGCGCATTTCTCGAGGGAACCGACATCTTGGCAGACTGGAATGACAAGGGATACCTGGGGACCCAGTTGAACGGTCTGAAAGGTGACGACATGGAACGTGCATTCATCGCGGGTGAGATGCCATTCATGGCGAATGGTACTTGGTCGTTCAACCGTGTCAACGAGGAAGCACAGTTTGATTGGGGATTGATGCTCTTCCCGGAGCAAAACCTGAACGCTGGTACCTCCGGCCACCTGTGGGCCATTCCCACCGACGCAAAAAACAAGGAGTGCGGTCGTGCATGGATTCAGAAGACCATGAGTCCCACGGTTCAGAATGAAATTGGTCAGTTGGGCGGACTGCCCGTCCTAGGGGATCCTGCCGCAATCACAGACGAACGTATGAAGGAGATGAATGAGATATTCATCGAGCTAAGAGATGGAGACAAACTCTCATTTTATCCAGATTACCCGGTTCCTGGCTTGCTTGACGTGCAGATGAACGGCTTGCAGTCCTTGACCTCCGGGTCCATAACCGCAGAAGAGTTCCTGAAGAACATGCAGGAATTCTATGAGGCCGGAACTCGGTGATTCGCTGACGGTGGTGGCACAAGTGGTGTCACCACCGTCATTCTCTGATATGAGGACAACCATGAAAAACACACGTACTGGCCAAAAAGGCTACTGGTGGTTTATTGTGCCGTTGGCAGTCGGTTTCATCACTATCGTTGCCGCGCCACTAGTCATGAACACATTCTTTTCCTTCCATTCTTGGAAGGGAGGACGCTCCGAAATGGAGTGGGTGGGGCTCGCGAACTACGCAGAGCTGATGCGGGACTCTCTCTTCTGGAGTTCGTTTGTCAATGTCGGCTACATGATTGTGGCCATTGCAGTCATACCGACGATTATCGGTCTAGTGTTGGCCGCCACTCTCTTCGACTTCCTGGGTCGAAAGTTCGGGAGCGGTGTCGCTTCCTTCCTGAGGGCCACCTACTATGTCCCACAGATTCTTCCGGTGGCCGTTGCTGGCGTGCTCTGGAGTTGGATTCTGGCAACACGGGATGGTGCACTCAATACCATTCTGCGGAGCCTGGGTGTCGCTTCTGTCCCGGATTGGCTTGGAGACAGCAGCATTGCACTGTACTCCATCATGCTCATGATGATTTGGATTCAAATCGGCTATCCGGTTGTTATCTTCATGTCAGCACTGCAGCGTATCGATCCATCCCTTTATGAGGCCGCTGAGCTCGACGGTGCAAGTTGGTGGAAACGTTTCCGCCACATCACGGTGCCACACATTCGAGCGGATATTTTCGTCGTTGTCCTGACGGCCACTATCGGAGCAATGAAGCTATTCGCGCCCGTGATGGTTCTGACACGAGGTGGGCCAGAGTTTTCTACGTACGTGCCTTCATTCTTCTCTTACAGAAATTTCTTTGAACTATCACGAGTTGGCTACGGCTCTGCGTCTGCCACGGTCCTCGCCCTCACAATCTGCGTTGTAGCAGGTGGGCTCGTCTTCTGGCAGACCCGAGCAGTGGATGAAGGAGCATAGCAATGAATGGTCAGGTTCGTACCGTCGCCCCTCGGCGATCGGAATTTCAATTCGGCAATGTAGTAACCAAATGGACCGTCCTGGTTGTTGCGCTTCTGATCGCCGTACTGATGATTGCACCGCTCTATTTGGTAGTAATCAATGCCTTCAAGACAGGTACTGACTACTCAATTAACGGACCTCTGGCACTTCCAGAGCAGTGGACACTGAGCGCGTTTGGTCGATACCTCGGCACCGTTCCCTTTTGGCGACTTCTCTGGAACTCTGTTTTGATATCGACGCTGGTGGCAATCCTGGGCACGCTTCTGTCCTTGGTCACGTCGTATGCGATTGGGATTGGGCGAGTTCGCGGACGAATGACGGTTGTCTTCATATTGTTGATTGCCACGATGCTTCCTCAAGAAGCACTGCTTTACCCATTGTTTTATGGAGCGCAGGCGACAGGGCTTCACAACTCGGTGTGGTCGGTTGTCATCATTTTCACCGTTCTCCAAGCCGCATTCGGAACGTACCTTCTCTCCTCCGCGATGTCTTCGTTTCCACGTGAAGTTCTGGAAGCAGCAATGGTCGACGGTGCCGGAAAGTGGAGAACTTTGTGGAGTGTTGTCTTTCCGATAATGCGGCCGACTCTATCCGTTCTTGTTGTTTTCTTCTTTGTCTGGACGTGGAACGAGTTCCTGATTCCTATGGTCATGCTGACCGGCCCGGGGTCGCAAACGCTTCCGATTGCCCTGGCTAACATTAAGGGCCAAAACACTCTGGATGTCACCCAACTGGCGGCAGCTTCACTACTATCGCTGCTACCAACCCTCATCTTCTTCCTTATCTTCCAGAGGACGCTCACGCGTGGGATCACTGCTGGATCATCGAAGTAGTGGATGCAAGAACTCAAGTCGAAAAGAACCAACCAGAGAGTGGAGACATATCTTATGTATTCTTCAGTACCGTCCTACGCAAAGTCTTCGCGTGTCGTGTCGCGTGCAATTACCGCGGAGAATCCGAGCGGAGAGCCTGGTGAAGGAGGGAAGGCCTCTTCGCGCCTTGGGCCCGGACGGAAAGGTAGCCCTTGCATCGACCTGCAGCCAGGTGAGTCCGTAATCCTTGCAGACATCGAAGGCACAGGCGTGCTTCGTCATTTCTGGTTCACTGTGGCTCGGGAGGCAGGAGGCGAGCCCTTCGTACTTCGCAACCTCGTATTGCGCATGTACTGGGATGAAGCAAACACACCCGCCGTAGAAGTGCCTCTAGGCGACTTCTTTGGATGCGGCTTCGGGGAGACCGCTACTTACAGCTCCGCAGTAATGGTTGTCGCACCGACCGCAGGAATGAACTGCTACTTTCCGATGCCCTTTAGGAGTCGTGCTCGTGTAGAAATCCATAGCGACCATGACTCAGTAGTTCCCGGATTCTTCTATCAGATCGACTACACACTGGGGGACGAGCTCACCCCTGAGGATATGTACTTCCACGCAAGCTGGTCACGGTCGAACGGAGACAACGAGCTAGGAGTGGACTGCACACTAGCATCGATCACTGGGGGCGCAGGCTCCTATGTCGGAACCCAGATTTTCGTCGCCCAGCTTGGTCGGTTTTGGTACGGCGAAGGTGAAGTCAAATTCTACATAGATGACGATCGACAATACCCGACAATAGCTGGGACAGGACTGGAGGACTACGTGGGAGGGGCATGGGCCTTCCAAGACAAGATGGGTGGAGAAACCCCACCTTCCGCGCAGGTGTTTGACTCCCTGTATTCCGGCTACCACCAACAGGTTCGGGACTCCCGTCCCGCAGGTACTCCATATGTGGGTGACATGCCGATCAGCCACGGCATGTACCGCTGGCATCTGCTTGATCCTGTTCGTTTTCGCGAGAGAGTTCGTGTAACTCTGCAACAGATCGGAGACCGCGGCGGACACCTCTTTGAGCGCCGAGATGACATCTCCGCCGTCACATACTGGTACCAAGTGACGCCCGAGAGCTGCGGAGATAGGTTGCCTCAGAAAGAGTTAAGGGAACCACGGTAGACAAGGATCTTCCTTATACTCGCAACGGAACTCACGCCCAGAGGAATCATCCTAGGTTAGACAACAGTGGGGTAAGCCGCCTGTTCAGCAGCTCATGCTTCCTCTGAAGTGAGTGAGGGGATCACCATCCACAGCCCATTCTGTGACCAGACAATAATCAACTTGCAGAAGAGTCTGCTTGGTAGTCCTCCAAGACGGCATGGGCGCAGTTCTGGCCAATAGTCCTAGACGATCATGGCTTCTATATGTTCCAGGATCCTCGCAGTCCTGGCAATCGACTGCTTCACGGGCAGCATCGCCAACTGTCGCGTATGCGTGAAACTGGCAAGACTAGAGACGTCATCTTGCGATCGCATAGACGCGTAGGTCAATCCAGGTTGCGAGGGTTTCCTTTGGGTTCTTCCCTTCTTCCCGACGTGCATCGGGCCCGCGATGAGAAGGAAGAGGACGCTAGCTGCTCCGGCAGGAAGCGCCCAACCAGGGGCGAGGGCGAGCAGTCCAGCCGCAATGCCGGGTCGCGTCAGCCGGAACCCGTGAAATGTATATGTGGGGGCAAGAAGTGACTCTGGGGAA
This genomic stretch from Schaalia sp. JY-X169 harbors:
- a CDS encoding LacI family DNA-binding transcriptional regulator, whose product is MVTVKDVARLAGVSPMTVSRVVNGNAQVNAEMRDRVLLSIAELGYVRNASASRLRAPSAPGYTLGLILRDVSNPFSAEMQRAVEDFLRQSGSLVLMASNDDDTSLTRQLTEVMQRFRVDGLIVAPPPGDQGYLSALVERGFPVVLVDRPSAGVDVPFVISDNFEAIKGAVLHLSSFGHKHIAFLGDERSAPMEARRDGFRAGLVECKISPDEAFERLDASTMEEATAITSHLLTVASPPTAFIGGRNAVSIGILRALRAAGKQHRVALVSFDDIELAAELDPGLTAIAQDPTTIGQRAARLVLEMIQTNGPRSPGESIVVPTHLIARGSGEIPAPQTPQGVD
- a CDS encoding ABC transporter substrate-binding protein; its protein translation is MKSVRFSGLLAGGVTVALMLSACGGSSGSGGDETPASGGAVDGAGLSGKCSILQYETTTTAQYRGWQKGLDEFKSENPDLDVEWATTNFEAFRSNAKILLSGGDVPDVVLVNTGNADAGQLAAQGLLDPLTEFVEEEGWDDDVKGAVASLAIYDAEGRAGSGEWYGVPSTASYFTFYYNKDLLAEHGVTEMPTTMAELEDVFDGLVADGVTPISSNAGEHAVLQTWWQLISGVADREEIDNFILVQGPVDVETGAFLEGTDILADWNDKGYLGTQLNGLKGDDMERAFIAGEMPFMANGTWSFNRVNEEAQFDWGLMLFPEQNLNAGTSGHLWAIPTDAKNKECGRAWIQKTMSPTVQNEIGQLGGLPVLGDPAAITDERMKEMNEIFIELRDGDKLSFYPDYPVPGLLDVQMNGLQSLTSGSITAEEFLKNMQEFYEAGTR
- a CDS encoding carbohydrate ABC transporter permease — protein: MKNTRTGQKGYWWFIVPLAVGFITIVAAPLVMNTFFSFHSWKGGRSEMEWVGLANYAELMRDSLFWSSFVNVGYMIVAIAVIPTIIGLVLAATLFDFLGRKFGSGVASFLRATYYVPQILPVAVAGVLWSWILATRDGALNTILRSLGVASVPDWLGDSSIALYSIMLMMIWIQIGYPVVIFMSALQRIDPSLYEAAELDGASWWKRFRHITVPHIRADIFVVVLTATIGAMKLFAPVMVLTRGGPEFSTYVPSFFSYRNFFELSRVGYGSASATVLALTICVVAGGLVFWQTRAVDEGA
- a CDS encoding carbohydrate ABC transporter permease, whose product is MNGQVRTVAPRRSEFQFGNVVTKWTVLVVALLIAVLMIAPLYLVVINAFKTGTDYSINGPLALPEQWTLSAFGRYLGTVPFWRLLWNSVLISTLVAILGTLLSLVTSYAIGIGRVRGRMTVVFILLIATMLPQEALLYPLFYGAQATGLHNSVWSVVIIFTVLQAAFGTYLLSSAMSSFPREVLEAAMVDGAGKWRTLWSVVFPIMRPTLSVLVVFFFVWTWNEFLIPMVMLTGPGSQTLPIALANIKGQNTLDVTQLAAASLLSLLPTLIFFLIFQRTLTRGITAGSSK
- a CDS encoding glycoside hydrolase family 172 protein; translated protein: MYSSVPSYAKSSRVVSRAITAENPSGEPGEGGKASSRLGPGRKGSPCIDLQPGESVILADIEGTGVLRHFWFTVAREAGGEPFVLRNLVLRMYWDEANTPAVEVPLGDFFGCGFGETATYSSAVMVVAPTAGMNCYFPMPFRSRARVEIHSDHDSVVPGFFYQIDYTLGDELTPEDMYFHASWSRSNGDNELGVDCTLASITGGAGSYVGTQIFVAQLGRFWYGEGEVKFYIDDDRQYPTIAGTGLEDYVGGAWAFQDKMGGETPPSAQVFDSLYSGYHQQVRDSRPAGTPYVGDMPISHGMYRWHLLDPVRFRERVRVTLQQIGDRGGHLFERRDDISAVTYWYQVTPESCGDRLPQKELREPR